From one Anoplolepis gracilipes chromosome 8, ASM4749672v1, whole genome shotgun sequence genomic stretch:
- the LOC140668586 gene encoding small ribosomal subunit protein eS19, whose translation MPSVTLKDVDQQKFVKAFAAFLKKTGKMRVPEWVDIVKTAKFKELAPYDPDWYYIRCAALVRHIYIRSPVGVGAVTKIFGGRKRNGTHPSHFCRSAGSVARKALQSLEQLKLIEKAPLGGRKLTSQGRRDLDRIAAQVKAKSKKQLKLQEIVL comes from the exons ATGCCGTCTGTAACTTTAAAGGATGTGGATCAGCAAAAATTTGTGAAGGCTTTTGCAGCCTTTCTCAAAAA GACTGGCAAAATGCGCGTACCAGAATGGGTGGACATTGTAAAAACAGCCAAATTCAAAGAACTAGCTCCTTACGATCCCGATTGGTATTATATCAGATGCGCAGCCCTGGTACGTCACATTTATATTCGTAGTCCGGTTGGAGTCGGTGCCGTAACAAAGATTTTTGGTGGACGCAAACGTAACGGTACCCATCCCAGTCACTTTTGCCGATCGGCGGGTAGTGTTGCACGCAAGGCACTCCAAAGCTTGGAGCAGCTCAAATTGATCGAGAAGGCACCTCTCGGCGGACGTAAATTGACTAGTCAGGGACGCAGGGATTTGGATCGAATAGCTGCGCAAGTTAAAGCCAAAAGCAAAAAACAGCTAAAGCTTCAAGAGAttgtactttaa